From the Melioribacteraceae bacterium 4301-Me genome, the window AACGTTATTATCAGCTTTAATAATTTGTTGAAGGAAGAATTATACTACCAAGTTGATGACGAACTGAAAAACAGCTTTGACGTTATTGAAGAAGAGAGCAAACGAATTATTAGAACTGTAGAATTAATTTTAGATATGTCAGAAATTCAAACCGGTCAATACCATCCAACATTTAAGAAATTGAATTTATTTGATGATGTTATAAAGCAGCTTCACGTCGATTTCACTCCACATGCAAATAAAAAGAATATCGTTTTTGATCTTCGCAAAGAAACAGATTTAACTATTGTTGAGGCCGACGAATATTCCATTAAACAAATTTTTAAACATCTTATTGAAAACGCTATTAAATTTACTGAACAAGGGAAAGTTGAAATATACATTGGTTTAGACCCGATAAAAAGATTATATGTTCAAGTTACTGATACAGGTGTGGGAATATCAGATGAATATATGCCTCGACTTTTCACACCATTTACAAAAGAAGAAATCGGCTATACAAGAAAGTTTGAGGGCAACGGTCTTGGATTGGCTTTAGTAAAAAAATATTGTGAGCTAAACAACGCTGAAATAAAGGTTGTAAGCAAAAAAGGTAAAGGAAGTATTTTTAGAGTAACTTTTTTAAAATCGCCAATTAAAGAAATTCTTCACAAAATCTAACACAAAAAAATTTTAATAAGAATCTTAGTATTTAACTCACAGAAATAAAATCAAGTAAGTTTATCCTTTCAGTCAATTCATTAATTTTTGAACTAATATTTGTTTCCTTTTTATCTTTTTCTTGAAGCGTCTTTTTCAGCAGCTCATCTAAAGTAATTAGTGTTTCTTCCAGCTTTTGATTAATGTCGTATCTAAACTTTATAAATGATTCCTGTATTTTGTAATTAATATCGTAGTTAATTCTGCCACAATTCATTTCAATCTTGTTTTTTAGATTATCAGCTACACTTGTTACAATTTTTTTCTCGATAAAATGTTTAGGCATAATTAAAGATAGGAAGCTACTTTTCAACGCTATTGGTATGTAATCAACATCGAATTTGTAATAAAAGCTTGTGTATACATCTAAATCAAAAGTGCTACTTAAGCTTTCAAAACTTACATCTGAATTAATTGACATAGTTTTTGTCAACTCTCTTAAAAAACCATTAGAACCATCATAGTACTTTTTAATTAATTCCTTAAATTTATTTATTACCTCGCTTTCTAGGTCCGACTTTAATTTATCAAACCTATCGCGAATTTCGTTAAAAATTTTAATTTGATATTCTTCAGCACCTAATTCCTTTATGTTTGTTACTGTATGCTGCGGTTTTAGCAGCAATGGGTCTATAAACTCAGAACATAGGGTATTTTTTAGTTTAGTAATTTCATCTGTAACAAATGCTTGAAGTTGTTTTATTCTCCCATTCATTACAATATCAAACTCATCTTTATCTTTTTTTATTGTATCAAGTGACTGCTGAAAAGACTGATATTGATTTTTTAACTCCTCAAGCGGCATTTTCATACTGTTCAATTCAAAGTCAAGCAGAGATTTTATTTTCTTAGCAATAATTGATATTCTATTTTTTGTAGATATTAATAGCAGGTCGTTTTTTTCAGTCTCTACAAAACTTTCAAGTTTGTCTCTCAATGGTATAATTTTACTTTTTTCAATCATCAAGTTGTTCTTATTTCTATAACCTTCCAAGGCATATTTACTAGAAACCAGATAAAAATCATAATTAGTCCCATCGAACAGTTGGTTCAATTCGTTTTTGTTAAACGAAACAATTTTATCTATCTCTTTATCAGTTAATAAATCAATTTTATTTAATACGAACAGTATTTTAGGTACATTTTCTTTAAGGTCTTTTAAAAAATTTATCTCAATTTGTGAAAGGGGGTTATCTGCAGAAAGCAAAAAAACAGCAGCATCAATTTTTTCTATGAATTCATACGTCGTTAATGTATTATGGCTCAATGTAGAACCTACACCTGGTGTATCAATAATTGATATATTTTTTAATATCTCAGAAGGTGAATAAATTCTTACTATAGAGACGTTTTTACAATTAAGTTTATTTTCTTCTTCAGAAATATATTCACCAACTTTTTCAACGGGTATCTTAAGTTTTGTATCATCTCTAAAGCTCACTTCTGCTGAAGTTTCATTTCCATATTCAATAAGCGTAATTACAGATGTAAGCGGAACAACAGCTGTAGGTAAAATCTCATTTTCAAGCAAAGCATTTATAAATGTAGATTTCCCCCGCTTGAACATTCCTAGTATGACAAGATAAAATTTCTTTTGTTTTACTTTTTCACTTAACTCATCGATCTCCTTCATTATAGTGAACAGAGAATAAACAGTTGAAATGTCCTTTAGTTGGTTCAGCGTTTTATATATATTATTTTCGTTCATAAGAAAACATTTAACAATTTTTAATTAACGATTCTTAAATGCTTTCAGGCCGGCAAAAGTAGAGTTGCCCTCTAATTCCTCCTCAATTCTAATTAATTGATTGAACTTAGCAATTCTTTCGCTGCGGCATCCACTCCCGGTTTTTAAATGCCCAGCACCAACAGCTACTGTTAAATCCGCTATAGTGGTATCTTCAGTTTCTCCGCTTCTGTGGGAAACAAAACAATTATAATTATTTTGATAGGCCAGGTTAATTGTATCAAGTGTTTCGCTCACGGTACCAATTTGATTTAGTTTTATTAAAATGGAATTAGCTACTTTTTTATCTATTCCTTCCTTTAATATTTTTGGATTGGTGCAAAAAATATCATCACCTACAAGTTCTATTTTACTGCCAAGTTCAGCTGTTAATTTTTGCCAGCCTTTCCAATCGTTTTCAGCCATTCCATCTTCAATTAAAATTATTGGATAATCGTTTATCCATTTTTTCCAAAGTTCAATTAGTTCATCTGAGGAAACATAATGTTGATCAGATTTAAAAAATTTATACTTGCCATCTTCCCACATTTCGCTTGATGCTGGGTCAAGGCATATTGACACATCTTGGCCTGGTTTATATCCTGCTTGACTAATAGCATCAAGAATAATTTCAACTGCTTCTTGATTTGATTTTAAGTTTGGTGCAAATCCACCCTCATCACCAACACCAGTTGAATATCCTTTCTTTTTTAATATTTCTTTAAGCGTATGAAAAATTTCCACCCCAATTCTTATTGCATCTTTAAAAGCAGTAGCATTATGCGGTGCTATCATAAACTCTTGAAAATCCACATTATTATCTGCATGTCTTCCACCATTAATTACATTCATGCATGGTACTGGTAGGATATATTTTTCTTTATCTGACAAATAACGATACAATGGAATTTTTTTTGAAGCTGCTGCGGCTTTTGCAAAAGCCATAGAAACACCTAATATAGCATTAGCTCCCAACTTTGATTTGTTTAGTGTTCCATCCAATCGAATCATTTGTACATCAATTTCTTCCTGTGAATTAAATTCTTTGCCTACAATATCGTTAGCGATTATTTGGTTCACATTTGCAACAGCTTTTGAAACACCTTTACCTTTAAATTTTGTTTTATCGCCATCGCGTAATTCAACTGCTTCTCTTTCGCCCGTGCTTGCACCACTTGGCACAATAGCCCTTCCCAAAAAATCACCATCAAGCAAAATATCAACTTCAACTGTTGGATTACCTCTTGAGTCAAGAACTTCTCTGGCTTTTACATTTTTAATTTTCATGTCACTTGTTCCTCGTTTGTTGTTTTAGTGTTTATGTTAATATTTCATTATAACCATTTTTATTCACATTCTTTTTAGAAGCCGAATATTCAAGTAATTGCTGCCACGACTTCTTTTCGTCTTCTGTTATTTCTATTTTGGATTGATAATCATGCTTTTGAATAAAGTTAGTTAAGTTGTTAAACAACTTATTTAATTTAATTTTCTGTACATTAACAAAGTATGTAATTACTTCTTCATTTGGTGCTTCATTTAACAGGTACAAAAAGTGTCTTCTGCATAAAAGTACGTTATTGTTTTCGTACAGCTTTTGAAATTCTTCATCTTTATAAAGTCTAATTATCTCATGAGTATAAAAAGATTCACTGTGTTTTTGATTTTCACATGCTGGACATTCACCATTAGCAGCAAGTTTTTGCAATATTTCTTTTCTATAATAATTAAAAGTTCGCTTGTTGTATTTCCGCTGGGGTTCTAAGATCCTGCTCAACAATTTTAATTCTTTCTGCAACAGAGTTTCGTATAAGACAGAAATGTTTAATCCATCACTTTTTATTTTTACTTCTGTTTCTTTCAACATGTAAGTATGTGTATTGCACATGCCGAAAGATGCGAGCATTTTTTTATGAACCGCAGCATCAAGTACGTACTCGTAAAGAAGGAATTCAAAATACTTTTCTAATGAATTAAGCATAATCATGCAAATAGGGCAGCCTTCCTTCTTTAGGCTTTCCTTCAATTCAACCCAACTTAATCCTCGTTTAATTGCTGAAATTTCACTGCTCTCCATTTGATTGTTACTCTCTTTTCTCAAACAAACTATCCCCTTTAACGAGCTTTGGATATTTTGGATTTGTTAAATCCCTTATATCTTGTGTGTAGATTAAACTTATTGTTACATTTCTATCAAGTTCAGGGAATCTAAGATTTTTATAGTCAACAATTTTTTCTTTCTGCAAATGCACTTCCAATTCATCCCTATTAAAATATATTTTCCCACATACGCCGCACCTATATTGTTTACCTGACAATGTTTCTATTGCAAATGGGATTTTGTTTTTCATCCTAAGTTTTGCTGTAAGCTTAGGTACCGACATACTGTTTCCCTTTAATTATTTTTTTGATTTGTTCATTATTCATCGTAGCTGGTATTTTTTGTCTGCTGATGTGCAATCCAACAGAGGTAGCTATAACAGCTGCCATAACTGCATCTGTTAACCAATGCTGGTCGTGATAAATTCTCCCAAAAAATGTTAATACTGCAAGTCCATACCAAAATATTTTCCATAATATATTATTAAATAACGAAGCCATAACAGCTGAAAATGCAAAAGCAACAGCTACATCTCCAGAAGGCAGCGAAAGATGGTCGTTCGGTCCTAATGTAAAAGGAACAAAAGAAAAACTACCATGCCCGCTATAAGGCCGCCACCTGCCGAATATTGATTTTAACACAGTTACAATTATACCTGAGATAAAAAACGCCTCGAAAATTTTTAATCCAATTAGCCGTATTTTTTCTTTATTAAAAACTATACCTCCGCCGTAAAAAATTACTACTGCAGCTATTGTTAAATATAATTTCCCATAAAAATGACCAACAGAAAAAATTGTATCAAAAACAGAACTGTGGATCTGTGAAAACCAAAGTCTTACAGTTGAATCGACAAAAAAACTGATTAAATAGCATACTAGTAAGCTTAAGGCTAAAAGACTGTTTATTTTGACAAATTTTATTAATTGTTCAAAGTAAGACTTTGCATCGTTATAAGTATTTATTAAATCTTCTTTTAACATATACATTATGGTTTGTTTTTAGGGTTTAGTTGTAGGTTTTACAGAGGCAAGACTCCTACAACAAACCATTTATTTTCATATTAGTTGTAGGAGTTATCAACCCAATAGAATGGGTAGTAATAGCGAACTCCATCGCATTTTCTTTGTAAAAGTATAAAAAATTTGTGTCAGAAAAAACGTCCAAAAATTCTTTTAATGAAACTGCGGGCTATAATTCAACCCAAATTTTCCACCAGACTGCTGGCATGTTAGAAAAATGGGAACCCACCCACGAAGTGGTGGCTTCTCACACTTAGTAAAAAGTGAGTTAAACAAGTATATGAATAGTAATAATAATTATGATGACAAGCCACAACGTGGTGAATTCTCATGAATTCTTGGGTTTAACTATTATATTTACGTTTACCTTTAGGCTGTGGCCCAAAAGAAAATTTTTTGATGAATAATTTGGATTAAATGAGAACTGTTTTAGAAAAAAGAAAAATTAAAAAAATTAAAGATAAGGTAATAAGGTTAAACTTCATTTTTGCTAAGTAATATTACTAAGGTTAGCTCAAAAATAAAATGGGAATCCACCACTTCGTGGGTGGATTCCCACATTTCATGGTAAGGTTTTGTGTTTGGTATAATTGAGCCAAAGCCTCATCAGCCTCTGGCGGAAAAGCATTACTAATATATCAAAATCTTTGACAAGTTAAATGTTTAGTCGGAACGGCGTTCCGACTTACAATACGCAGTTAGCTGAACTGGCTGGTTTAAAAAGGCTTTTCTGCAAAAAATTCATTTCTTTTTTAGGGTCAAGCTAATTAACAATGTCTGTGCTTACTATTCTGCTACCATCTATTACCATAACGATTTTAACAGGGGATGTGCCATCATACCCAGTTTTATTTCCTGTGCCTACTAACGTTACTGAGTTAGGCGAAACTGTAGCTGAGAAACTGCCGTTTGAGCTAATTTCCATTCCTTCCGGGATTTTCCATCCTTTAAAAGAATTTTTACCAGCTGTGTTAAGAGAGCCTCGATAGTATTTATGAGCAATTGTGGCGAGTTTAGTTAAATCAGAAATAATTGCATTACGGTTTGCAGGTGCATCTGGGTCTTGCTTTTTTAAAATTGCTTTTTGATTATCTAAAGTTTGTTCAATCCTCTGCTGTGTATTATTGATTAAGTCTGGTATTTTATTTATTGAAGTACCTTGGGAATTGGGTGCAATTCGTAAATAAATTAAAAAAAGTAAAACAGCGATTGTAGTTAAAACTACTGTTTTGAAAATTTCCAAGATTAACTTGACAATTTCCATCATTCCTCTTTTTAATAGAAGAAGTGCTGTGCTATTAAAAATATATTCAAGACAAAAAAGCAGGACCTACATTTAAGTCCCCGTGTACTTTGTAGATTTTACCCAGTCAACCAGCAAAATCAGAATAGATATTGAGCCAAGAATAGCAGGGATTATATAAACCTCTTCATAATTTAAGCCCTCAAACCATTTACCAAAAACGGGCGTACCTAGCCAGGCACCAATCCATCCAAATATTATTTTTGAAATAAAAGAATTTACACCTGGCCGAACGTAGTAATTAAATGCAAAGTGAAGAATTGCCGAGACAACAATACTAATTACAAGCAGGATTAGAAAGCTTATAAAGCTCATTCCAATCATTATTGTCCCTCCTTTTTTTAATGCAATTTAGCACAGCACTTCTGGGGACAAGCGAAAAATAACAAAATAATCTTTTATGAACATAATTAATTAATTTTCAAGCTGATGTATAATCACACTTAATATCAATTTTTAATTAATTTTTTCAATTTTTCTATTTCATCTCTCAACACGGCAGCTCTCTCAAACTCCAAATCTTTAGCAGCATTTAGCATTTCTTCTGTCATTTGCTCGAGAAGGTCGTTTTTCTGCTCTTCGGTCATATATTTTACTACTGGTTCAGCTATTTTTATAAACGATTCTTCTTGCCGCTCGTAATCTTTTTTTCGTACATCGGCAATAGATGTTGATGAAAGGATTTCTTCCATTGTTTTATATATTGTTCTTGGTGTTATACCATGCTGTTTATTGTATTCCATTTGAAGTTTTCTTCTACGATTAGTTTCTGTAATTGCTTTTTGCATTGATTCTGTAACAGTATCAGCATACATAATCACTTTTCCGTTGACATTTCTTGCTGTTCTGCCGGCAGTTTGCATTAAAGAGCGTTCACTTCTAAGAAAACCTTCTTTATCAGCGTCTAAGATAGCAACAAGAGAAACTTCAGGTAAATCGAGCCCTTCACGAAGCAAATTAACGCCCACCAGGACGTCAAAATCGCCAATTCGTAAATCGCGAATAATTTCTACCCTCTCTAATGCATCAACTTCGCTATGAATGTATCTAACTTTTATTTTAAGTTTATCGAGATAATCGGTTAAGTCCTCAGCCATTTTTTTTGTTAAAGTAGTCACAAGCACTCTTTCTTTAGAGGCAGCACGTTTTTTAATTTCACCTATCAAGTCATCGATTTGGTTTTTTACAGGCCGCACTTCAATTTCTGGGTCTAATAATCCTGTAGGTCTAATAATTTGTTCTACAAAAGTACCGCCACTTTTTTCCAGCTCATAATCTGCAGGAGTAGCACTTACATAAATTACTTGATTTACCATCTGTTCGAACTCCTCAAATTTAAGTGGTCGGTTATCAAGTGCAGAAGGAAGTCTAAATCCATATTCAACTAAAGTTTCTTTCCTTGAGCGGTCACCGTTATACATACCTCGTAATTGTGGTATGGTTACATGGGACTCGTCAATTATTAAAAGGTAATCTTTTGGGAAATAATCAAATAAGCAATATGGACGTGAGCCGGGCGGTCTGCCATCCATATGTCTTGAGTAATTTTCAATACCAGCACAATATCCAATTTCTCTAATCATTTCAATATCAAATTTAGTTCGTTGTTCTAACCTTTGAGCTTCTACATATTTTTCCTGCTTCCAAAAGTATTCCAGCCTCTCTTTAAGTTCCTCTTCAATTGATTTAATTGCTCTGTTAATTTTTTCTTTTGACGTAACAAAATATTTAGCTGGATAGATAGGAACACTATCTATTTCTCGAATTACATTACCAGTGATAGAATCAATAATTGACAATCTTTCTATTTCATCGCCCCAGAACTCAATTCTAACTGCCTCTTCATATTGATAAGCAGGGATAATCTCAACTACGTCACCTCTTGCCCTAAAAGTACCTCTCGTAAATTCCGAATCATTTCTTGTATAATAAATGTCAATAAGATTTCGTAATAACTTTTTTCTCTCAATTTGTTGTCCTTTTCTTAAAAACATTATTTGTCTTGCATACTCATCCGGTGCACCAATTCCATAAATGCAGCTTACACTTGCAACTATTATAACATCATTCCTTCCCTCTATTAAAGAAGTAGTAGCCTTTAAACGGAGTCGATCTATTTCTTCATTAATTGAAAAATCTTTTTCAATATAAAGATCACGCTTGACAACGTATGCTTCCGGTTGATAATAATCATAATAACTAATGAAAAACTCCACAGCATTATTTGGGAAAAAGCTCTTAAACTCAGAATAAAGTTGTGCAGCTAAGGTTTTATTGTGTGAAATAACAAGTGTAGGCTTATTAATTTCTTTAATAACATGAGACATCGTAAATGTTTTTCCGCTGCCTGTAACTCCAAGCAACACTTGGTGCTTTTGACCCCGCTTTAATCCTTCGACAAGCTCTTTGATGGCTTTTGGCTGATCACCAGCAGGCTGATAATTTGAAACTAACTCAAACTTCCCCATTGCTTATTCTATTGTTTCTTGAAGCTATAATCTAATCCTATTTATATGTCAATTTCAAATATGAGTTGGGCAAAAAATTTTGAGTAAATAATCAGCGGTATTCTTTTTTCATTAACTAATTAGAACAAATACAATTTTGCTAATATGTGAAAAAGTTAAATTCTAATAGCTAAAAATGAATAACTATTCATTACCCCCTTCCTAATTTTATTAACATGGCAAATTAACTATTACTTATTAATAACTTAGCATGAGAGAGTAAAAATAAAATTTTATTTTTAGACATATTTTTTATAAGAAATGGAGAATAGCGTGAAAGGATTCATCCTCTGTTTGATTCTAATTTCATTAACTGAAGTAATGGCACAAGAGACAAAAAAAGATACGTTAAACAGCAAATGGATACCCTCACTAACAACGGGAATAAACATAAGTCAAATTGCTTTTAGTAATTGGGCGAAGGGCGGTGATAATTCAATTTCATGGACTATACTAACAAACTTTACTCTAACTAAACATTGGAGCAGTTGGACATTAAGAAGTAACTTAAAAGCTGTCTATGGTCGGTCAAAAATTGGAAGCAATACCTATAAAACAACCAATAACGACTTTTACTGGGAAAAAGTTTTGTCCTATAACGTAGGCTGGTCAGTTGATCCATATTTAAGCAACACAATTCGTACTCAAATATCAAAAGGATATGATTACAAAATAAATCCTAATGGAATACAAATTTCAGATTTTTGGGATCCGGGCTACGTCACCCAAAGTATAGGTTTCACTTACGATCGACTAAAAAATTTTAAAACACGATTGGGTATAGCATTTCAAGAAACATTTACAAAAAAATTTAAGCAATATTCTGATAACCCAAATACAGCAGATGAAATTGAGTCATTTAAATTTGAGACCGGAGTAGAATCTGCTTCTGATTTACAATTAAAATTGGATACAAATTTAATATGGGATTCTAAATTTAGATTATTTACAAGATTTGAA encodes:
- a CDS encoding dynamin family protein; the protein is MNENNIYKTLNQLKDISTVYSLFTIMKEIDELSEKVKQKKFYLVILGMFKRGKSTFINALLENEILPTAVVPLTSVITLIEYGNETSAEVSFRDDTKLKIPVEKVGEYISEEENKLNCKNVSIVRIYSPSEILKNISIIDTPGVGSTLSHNTLTTYEFIEKIDAAVFLLSADNPLSQIEINFLKDLKENVPKILFVLNKIDLLTDKEIDKIVSFNKNELNQLFDGTNYDFYLVSSKYALEGYRNKNNLMIEKSKIIPLRDKLESFVETEKNDLLLISTKNRISIIAKKIKSLLDFELNSMKMPLEELKNQYQSFQQSLDTIKKDKDEFDIVMNGRIKQLQAFVTDEITKLKNTLCSEFIDPLLLKPQHTVTNIKELGAEEYQIKIFNEIRDRFDKLKSDLESEVINKFKELIKKYYDGSNGFLRELTKTMSINSDVSFESLSSTFDLDVYTSFYYKFDVDYIPIALKSSFLSLIMPKHFIEKKIVTSVADNLKNKIEMNCGRINYDINYKIQESFIKFRYDINQKLEETLITLDELLKKTLQEKDKKETNISSKINELTERINLLDFISVS
- the eno gene encoding phosphopyruvate hydratase: MKIKNVKAREVLDSRGNPTVEVDILLDGDFLGRAIVPSGASTGEREAVELRDGDKTKFKGKGVSKAVANVNQIIANDIVGKEFNSQEEIDVQMIRLDGTLNKSKLGANAILGVSMAFAKAAAASKKIPLYRYLSDKEKYILPVPCMNVINGGRHADNNVDFQEFMIAPHNATAFKDAIRIGVEIFHTLKEILKKKGYSTGVGDEGGFAPNLKSNQEAVEIILDAISQAGYKPGQDVSICLDPASSEMWEDGKYKFFKSDQHYVSSDELIELWKKWINDYPIILIEDGMAENDWKGWQKLTAELGSKIELVGDDIFCTNPKILKEGIDKKVANSILIKLNQIGTVSETLDTINLAYQNNYNCFVSHRSGETEDTTIADLTVAVGAGHLKTGSGCRSERIAKFNQLIRIEEELEGNSTFAGLKAFKNR
- a CDS encoding DUF6062 family protein, with protein sequence MRKESNNQMESSEISAIKRGLSWVELKESLKKEGCPICMIMLNSLEKYFEFLLYEYVLDAAVHKKMLASFGMCNTHTYMLKETEVKIKSDGLNISVLYETLLQKELKLLSRILEPQRKYNKRTFNYYRKEILQKLAANGECPACENQKHSESFYTHEIIRLYKDEEFQKLYENNNVLLCRRHFLYLLNEAPNEEVITYFVNVQKIKLNKLFNNLTNFIQKHDYQSKIEITEDEKKSWQQLLEYSASKKNVNKNGYNEILT
- a CDS encoding C2H2-type zinc finger protein, translated to MKNKIPFAIETLSGKQYRCGVCGKIYFNRDELEVHLQKEKIVDYKNLRFPELDRNVTISLIYTQDIRDLTNPKYPKLVKGDSLFEKRE
- a CDS encoding phosphatase PAP2 family protein, whose translation is MYMLKEDLINTYNDAKSYFEQLIKFVKINSLLALSLLVCYLISFFVDSTVRLWFSQIHSSVFDTIFSVGHFYGKLYLTIAAVVIFYGGGIVFNKEKIRLIGLKIFEAFFISGIIVTVLKSIFGRWRPYSGHGSFSFVPFTLGPNDHLSLPSGDVAVAFAFSAVMASLFNNILWKIFWYGLAVLTFFGRIYHDQHWLTDAVMAAVIATSVGLHISRQKIPATMNNEQIKKIIKGKQYVGT
- a CDS encoding GlsB/YeaQ/YmgE family stress response membrane protein — its product is MIGMSFISFLILLVISIVVSAILHFAFNYYVRPGVNSFISKIIFGWIGAWLGTPVFGKWFEGLNYEEVYIIPAILGSISILILLVDWVKSTKYTGT
- the uvrB gene encoding excinuclease ABC subunit UvrB, encoding MGKFELVSNYQPAGDQPKAIKELVEGLKRGQKHQVLLGVTGSGKTFTMSHVIKEINKPTLVISHNKTLAAQLYSEFKSFFPNNAVEFFISYYDYYQPEAYVVKRDLYIEKDFSINEEIDRLRLKATTSLIEGRNDVIIVASVSCIYGIGAPDEYARQIMFLRKGQQIERKKLLRNLIDIYYTRNDSEFTRGTFRARGDVVEIIPAYQYEEAVRIEFWGDEIERLSIIDSITGNVIREIDSVPIYPAKYFVTSKEKINRAIKSIEEELKERLEYFWKQEKYVEAQRLEQRTKFDIEMIREIGYCAGIENYSRHMDGRPPGSRPYCLFDYFPKDYLLIIDESHVTIPQLRGMYNGDRSRKETLVEYGFRLPSALDNRPLKFEEFEQMVNQVIYVSATPADYELEKSGGTFVEQIIRPTGLLDPEIEVRPVKNQIDDLIGEIKKRAASKERVLVTTLTKKMAEDLTDYLDKLKIKVRYIHSEVDALERVEIIRDLRIGDFDVLVGVNLLREGLDLPEVSLVAILDADKEGFLRSERSLMQTAGRTARNVNGKVIMYADTVTESMQKAITETNRRRKLQMEYNKQHGITPRTIYKTMEEILSSTSIADVRKKDYERQEESFIKIAEPVVKYMTEEQKNDLLEQMTEEMLNAAKDLEFERAAVLRDEIEKLKKLIKN
- a CDS encoding DUF3078 domain-containing protein, which gives rise to MKGFILCLILISLTEVMAQETKKDTLNSKWIPSLTTGINISQIAFSNWAKGGDNSISWTILTNFTLTKHWSSWTLRSNLKAVYGRSKIGSNTYKTTNNDFYWEKVLSYNVGWSVDPYLSNTIRTQISKGYDYKINPNGIQISDFWDPGYVTQSIGFTYDRLKNFKTRLGIAFQETFTKKFKQYSDNPNTADEIESFKFETGVESASDLQLKLDTNLIWDSKFRLFTRFERLNVWDVLWDNTITAKINSWLNVNFTYTVLYEKSQSTRTQIKEALQLGFTYTIL